A single region of the Vicia villosa cultivar HV-30 ecotype Madison, WI linkage group LG4, Vvil1.0, whole genome shotgun sequence genome encodes:
- the LOC131597500 gene encoding uncharacterized protein LOC131597500 has translation MKKVQFGTHMLEKEVEDWWSNTMQRFNEECMEVTWALFRDAFMENYFPEDVCGKKEVEFIELKQGNGTVAEYAARFQELIKYCSHYNTMNAERSKCLKFVNGPSHDIKKAIGYQRITRFS, from the coding sequence ATGAAGAaggtgcagtttggtactcacatgctagaGAAAGAAGTTgaggattggtggagtaatactatGCAAAGATTTAATGAGGAATGCATGGAAGTTACTTGGGCTCTTTTCCGTGATGCTTTTATGGAGAACTATTTTCCGGAAGATGTCTGTGGGAAGAAAGAGGTAGAATTCATTGAGTTGAAGCAAGGTAATGGTACTGTAGCGGAGTATGCTGCAAGATTCCAAGAGTTGATCAAGTATTGCTCTCattacaatactatgaatgctGAGAGgtctaagtgtttgaagtttgtgaatggtcCGAGTCATGACATCAAGAAAGCTATTGGTTATCAACGGATTACTCGTTTTTCCTAG
- the LOC131599328 gene encoding uncharacterized protein LOC131599328: protein MPRKYASFVIDSRHLIKIPQPLLISSPFSIPLPYSSIHSFFLSNTILKPKQKKTMNVLLDSNVEALAFNYLNFGLVTALNNLWTWLALLTAALSFWKIRSSGCPKIQDTVSEKSDTGVEPSLLSFEDVTASKTEKPRKMLNEVCNDDEDVDGVRKGKYTVYYEEDMQCGGGESGGDCCYGLLPVAEGWEREDEREWWKRWEEVLRLRKGENENGWYTCQDLIGLNGNVVKRWDGGLTFVGGGITEESSWYRSSCMLDFVSEK from the coding sequence ATGCCTAGAAAATACGCATCTTTTGTTATCGATTCTAGGCATCTTATCAAGATCCCACAACCACTCCTTATATCTTCACCATTCTCAATCCCTTTACCTTATTCTTCAATTCATTCATTCTTCCTCTCAAACACAATCctcaaaccaaaacaaaaaaaaacaatgaatGTCTTGTTAGATTCCAACGTTGAGGCTTTGGCTTTCAACTACTTGAACTTCGGTTTGGTCACAGCTCTCAACAATTTATGGACCTGGTTGGCTCTTCTCACCGCCGCTCTCAGCTTCTGGAAGATTCGCTCTTCGGGTTGCCCTAAAATTCAAGACACGGTTTCGGAAAAATCCGACACGGGAGTCGAACCGTCGTTGTTATCGTTTGAAGATGTAACAGCATCGAAAACTGAGAAACCTAGGAAAATGTTAAACGAGGTTTGTAATGATGATGAGGATGTTGATGGTGTGAGGAAGGGGAAGTATACGGTGTATTACGAGGAAGACATGCAATGCGGAGGCGGAGAGAGTGGTGGTGATTGCTGTTACGGGCTGTTGCCGGTGGCGGAAGGGTGGGAACGGGAAGATGAGAGGGAGTGGTGGAAACGGTGGGAGGAGGTGTTGAGGTTGAGAAAGGGAGAGAATGAGAATGGGTGGTACACGTGTCAAGATTTGATTGGGTTGAATGGCAACGTGGTGAAAAGATGGGACGGTGGTTTAACGTTTGTTGGTGGTGGTATCACAGAGGAATCATCATGGTACAGATCCAGCTGTATGTTGGATTTTGTGTCTGAAAAATGA